Proteins encoded by one window of Torulaspora delbrueckii CBS 1146 chromosome 2, complete genome:
- the DUR12 gene encoding bifunctional urea carboxylase/allophanate hydrolase (similar to Saccharomyces cerevisiae DUR1,2 (YBR208C); ancestral locus Anc_8.520), with translation MTSQNSIGWSVDEWIQFHSNSTPDASYNLLHNLLKSQKVAPIDPAWISVVSENNLQQQWRVLQSKNNKETLPLYGVPIAVKDNIDAKGFQTTAACPSFTYEPEQDSTVVKLLRDAGAIIIGKTNLDQFATGLVGCRSPYGKTPCAFSADHVSGGSSAGSASVVARGIVPIALGTDTAGSGRVPAALNNLIGLKPSKGVFSCHGVVPACKSLDCVSIFSLNLSDAERCFKIMCKPDTANDEYSRAFPSNPLQKYPKNVTIAIPENAPWYGEIANQKLYEAAVEQLKNTGANVISLDFEPLLELARCLYEGAWVAERYEAIRDFLSTNPPEDTLDPTVISIIKTATKYDAADAFKFEYKRQGILQRVEKVLQEIDVLCVPTCPLNPTFEEVTKEPVSVNSKQGTWTNFVNLADMAALAIPAGFRPDGLPNGITLIGKKFTDYALLDLAKTFFQSKYPNGSRNYGIFLDYKVSTKDDDLKGPEITPSSSVKLAVVGAHLKGLPLHWQLEKVNATYISSPKTSKKYKLYALPKVGPILKPGLRRVGDDDGSQIQLEVYSIPTENFGTFISMVPEPLGIGSVELDSGEWVKSFICEESGYKAKGSVDITSYGGFKPYFNFLKEEEGKVKKPFNTVLVANRGEIAVRIIKTLKKLKIDSVAVYSDPDKYSQHVLDADKAIPLYGRTAAETYLDVDKIIKAAKETGSEAIIPGYGFLSENADFSDRCGAEGIVFVGPSGAAIRKLGLKHSAREIAKEAGVPLVPGSPLVKSAAEAKEIAAKLEYPVMVKSTAGGGGIGLQKVDSEDEIERVFETVQHQGQAYFGDSGVFLERFVENARHVEIQLMGDGNGKAIALGERDCSLQRRNQKIIEETPAPNLPEATRARMRKASENLGALLHYKCAGTVEFIYDEKRDEFYFLEVNTRLQVEHPITEMTTGLDLVEWMLRIAADDPPDFDSSKITVTGASMEARLYAENPVKNFRPSPGQLTEVEFPSWARVDTWVSKGTKISAEYDPTLAKIIVHGKDRNEAILKLNQALNETSVYGCTTNLDYLRSIASSKMFKEAKVATKVLDSYDYKPSAFEILTPGAHTSVQDYPGRIGYWRIGVPPSGPMDAYSFRLANRIVGNNEKAPAIEITLTGPTIKFHTECVVAISGGTAECTLNDSEVALNKPITVGRGDVLAIGKLTNGCRAYLAVRNGIDVPEYLGSRSTFTLGELGGYNGRVLKLGDVLFLNHPELSSSSLPGPEFAPQPAPADLLPRFPTNKEWTIGVTCGPHGSPDFFKKESVEKFFADKWKVHYNSNRFGVRLIGPRPEWARVDGGEGGLHPSNAHDYVYSVGALNFTGDEPVIVTCDGPSLGGFVCQAVVPEAELWKVGQVRPGDNIQFVPVSYEAAREIKESQDEAILKLNSSCLRRLDKSLELPTFENPVLARLEKRSDLSPKVTYRQAGDRYILVEYGENEMDFNISYRIDRLIKLVELHQTVGIVEMSQGVRSVLIEFDGAKNSQKNLIDTLLAYENEIQFDKNWSVKSRIIRLPMAFEDSKTLACVTRYQETIRPTAPWLPNNVDFIADVNGIKREEVRDMMYTAKFMVLGLGDVFLGSPCAVPLDPRQRLLGSKYNPSRTYTERGVVGLGGMYMCIYATSSPGGYQLVGRTVPIWDKLTLASSSKHPWLLTPFDQVEFYPVSEKELEKFTEECESGKFEFEIEDSVFSHKEYLGWIQENIDSIEAFKKSQIGEKSAEFAKLIQAANSDLKSSETIKVQSEETYPEDAELVYSEHSGRFWKPIVSVGDEVKAGQGLIIVEAMKTEMTVSATRDGKVLKILHENGDMVDAGDLVVVLE, from the coding sequence ATGACCTCGCAGAACAGCATTGGTTGGTCTGTTGATGAATGGATTCAATTCCATTCCAATTCTACTCCAGATGCTTCTTACAACTTGTTACACAATTTATTGAAATCTCAAAAGGTGGCTCCAATTGATCCAGCTTGGATTTCTGTTGTATCAGAAAATAATTTACAGCAACAATGGCGAGTATTGCAAAGTAAGAATAATAAGGAAACCTTACCACTTTATGGTGTTCCGATTGCCGTTAAGGACAATATCGATGCCAAAGGGTTTCAAACGACAGCTGCTTGTCCTTCTTTCACATATGAACCTGAACAAGACTCTACAGTGGTAAAATTATTGAGAGACGCAGGTGCCATTATCATTGGTAAGACTAATTTAGATCAATTTGCAACCGGGTTGGTCGGGTGCAGATCACCTTATGGGAAGACTCCCTGTGCATTCAGTGCTGATCATGTATCTGGTGGATCCTCCGCTGGTTCTGCTTCTGTAGTAGCCAGAGGAATTGTGCCCATTGCACTAGGCACAGACACCGCTGGTTCCGGTAGAGTTCCTGCTgcattgaacaatttaATCGGTTTGAAGCCCTCAAAGGGCGTCTTTTCCTGTCATGGTGTTGTACCAGCTTGCAAATCACTTGACTGTGTATCTATATTCTCATTGAACTTGAGTGACGCTGAGCGTTGCTTTAAGATTATGTGCAAACCAGACACTGCTAATGACGAGTACTCAAGAGCGTTCCCATCTAACCCTCTTCAAAAATACCCAAAGAATGTCACTATCGCTATACCAGAGAATGCCCCATGGTACGGTGAAATCGCTAACCAAAAACTTTACGAAGCCGCtgttgaacaattgaagaacacCGGGGCTAATGTTATTTCACTTGATTTTGAGCCTTTGTTGGAATTGGCTCGTTGTCTATACGAAGGGGCTTGGGTAGCTGAAAGATATGAAGCTATTAGAGACTTTTTGAGCACAAACCCACCAGAAGACACTTTGGACCCAACTGTTATCTCTATCATCAAGACAGCTACCAAATATGATGCAGCAGAtgctttcaaattcgaatACAAGAGACAAGGCATTttacaaagagttgaaaaagtacTACAGGAGATCGATGTCTTGTGTGTTCCAACTTGTCCTTTGAATCCGactttcgaagaagttACTAAAGAACCTGTCTCGGTTAACTCCAAGCAAGGTACTTGGACCAACTTCGTCAACTTGGCAGATATGGCTGCCTTGGCTATCCCAGCAGGTTTCAGACCAGATGGTCTGCCAAACGGTATCACTTTGATCGGTAAGAAATTTACAGATTATGCTTTGTTAGATCTAGCTAAGACATTCTTCCAGTCAAAGTACCCTAACGGCTCTAGAAATTACGGTATCTTCTTGGACTACAAGGTCAGCACCAAGGATGATGACTTAAAGGGTCCAGAGATCACACCTTCCAGCTCAGTGAAATTGGCAGTCGTTGGTGCGCACTTGAAGGGCCTACCTCTGCATTGGcaacttgaaaaagttAATGCCACCTACAtttcatctccaaagaCCTCAAAGAAATACAAACTTTATGCTCTACCCAAGGTTGGCCCTATTCTCAAGCCAGGTTTGAGAAGAGTCGGTGATGATGACGGCTCACAAATTCAACTAGAGGTCTACAGCATTCCAACGGAAAACTTTGGTACTTTCATTTCTATGGTCCCAGAACCATTGGGAATCGGTTCCGTTGAACTAGACTCTGGTGAATGGgtcaaatctttcatctgCGAAGAATCCGGTTACAAAGCCAAGGGCTCCGTCGACATCACCTCGTATGGCGGTTTCAAGCCTTACTTCAACTTTTtaaaagaagaggaaggtAAAGTGAAGAAGCCATTCAACACTGTTCTAGTTGCTAACAGAGGTGAAATTGCCGTTCGTATAATAAAGAccttgaagaaactaaaGATTGATTCTGTTGCTGTTTATTCTGATCCAGACAAATATTCGCAACATGTTCTTGATGCAGACAAAGCTATCCCATTATATGGTCGTACTGCAGCCGAAACATATCTGGATGTCGACAAGATCATTAAAGCAGCCAAGGAAACAGGCTCTGAAGCTATCATTCCTGGTTATGGTTTCCTCTCCGAAAATGCTGATTTCTCCGACCGTTGTGGGGCAGAAGGTATAGTATTCGTTGGTCCATCTGGTGCTGCTATCAGAAAATTGGGTTTGAAGCATTCCGCAAGGGAAATCGCAAAGGAGGCCGGTGTTCCTTTGGTTCCTGGCTCTCCGTTGGTCAAGTCTGCAGCTGAAGCAAAAGAAATCGCTGCCAAACTTGAATATCCAGTGATGGTCAAATCGACTGccggtggtggtggtatTGGTTTGCAAAAAGTAGATTCCGAAGATGAGATAGAGAGAGTCTTTGAAACGGTTCAACACCAAGGCCAAGCGTACTTCGGTGATTCCGGTGTTTTCttggaaagatttgttgaaaacGCAAGACATGTGGAGATCCAATTGATGGGTGACGGTAACGGTAAAGCTATCGCTCttggagaaagagattgttCTTTGCAACGTCGTAACCAAAAGATTATTGAGGAAACTCCAGCTCCTAATCTACCAGAAGCAACCAGAGCAAGAATGAGAAAAGCATCTGAAAACTTGGGTGCTCTCTTGCACTACAAATGCGCGGGAACGGTTGAATTCATCTATGATGAGAAGAGAGACGAATTTTACTTCTTGGAGGTCAACACAAGACTACAAGTTGAACATCCAATTACTGAAATGACAACAGGCCTGGATTTGGTCGAATGGATGCTTCGTATCGCTGCCGATGATCCTCCAGATTTTGATTCTAGTAAAATCACTGTTACTGGTGCCTCTATGGAAGCTCGATTGTACGCTGAGAATCCTGTCAAGAACTTCCGTCCTTCTCCTGGTCAATTAACTGAAGTTGAGTTTCCTAGCTGGGCTCGTGTTGATACTTGGGTTTCCAAAGGTACTAAGATCTCAGCTGAATATGACCCAACTCTGGCCAAGATTATCGTTCACGGAAAGGACCGTAACGAGGccattttgaaattgaaccaGGCTTTGAACGAAACTTCGGTATACGGTTGTACCACCAACTTAGACTATCTAAGATCTATCGCTTCCTCAAAAATGTTTAAAGAAGCCAAGGTCGCTACGAAGGTTCTAGACTCCTATGACTACAAACCATCCGCTTTCGAGATCCTAACACCAGGTGCTCATACCAGTGTTCAAGATTATCCAGGTAGAATCGGATACTGGCGTATCGGTGTTCCACCTTCGGGTCCTATGGATGCTTACTCATTCAGATTGGCGAACAGAATTGTTGGTAATAACGAAAAGGCACCTGCCATCGAAATTACATTAACAGGTCCAACGATCAAGTTCCATACTGAATGCGTAGTTGCCATTTCTGGCGGAACAGCAGAATGCACATTGAATGATTCAGAAGTCGCTCTAAACAAACCTATTACTGTTGGAAGAGGTGACGTCTTGGCAATTGGCAAGCTAACTAACGGTTGTAGAGCTTATTTGGCAGTAAGGAACGGTATCGATGTTCCTGAATATTTGGGATCAAGAAGTACATTTACCCTCGGTGAACTAGGTGGTTACAACGGAAGAGTCTTGAAACTCGGTGAtgttttgtttttgaaCCATCCAGAAttgtcatcttcatcattacCAGGTCCTGAGTTTGCTCCTCAACCAGCACCAGCTGATTTGTTGCCAAGATTCCCAACTAACAAAGAATGGACAATTGGTGTTACATGTGGACCACACGGCTCGCCGGATTTCTTTAAGAAAGAATCtgttgagaaattcttcGCCGATAAGTGGAAGGTTCATTACAATTCTAACAGATTTGGCGTTAGGTTAATTGGTCCAAGACCAGAATGGGCCAGAGTTGACGGTGGCGAAGGTGGTCTGCATCCATCCAATGCCCATGACTACGTTTATTCCGTAGGTGCTTTAAACTTTACTGGTGACGAGCCTGTCATTGTCACTTGTGATGGTCCATCTCTAGGTGGTTTTGTGTGTCAAGCAGTTGTACCAGAAGCCGAACTCTGGAAAGTCGGCCAAGTTAGACCCGGTGATAATATCCAATTTGTTCCTGTTTCATATGAAGCTGCTAGAGAAATCAAGGAATCGCAAGATGAAGCAATATTGAAGCTAAACTCATCTTGTTTGAGGAGATTAGACAAATCATTGGAATTgccaacttttgaaaaccCAGTTTTAGCTCGACTAGAGAAGAGATCTGATTTGTCCCCAAAAGTCACTTACAGACAAGCAGGTGATCGTTACATACTTGTCGAGTATGGTGAGAATGAAATGGATTTCAATATCTCATACAGAATCGACCGTCTGATTAAGTTGGTCGAGTTGCATCAAACCGTTGGTATTGTTGAAATGTCTCAAGGTGTGAGATCAGTATTGATCGAATTCGATGGTGCCAAGAACAGCCAAAAGAACTTAATCGATACCTTGTTAGCTTATGAGAATGAGATACAGTTTGACAAGAACTGGTCAGTGAAATCGAGAATTATCAGGTTACCAATGGCTTTTGAAGACTCCAAAACTCTTGCCTGTGTTACGCGTTACCAAGAAACTATTCGTCCTACCGCTCCATGGTTGCCTAACAATGTTGATTTTATCGCTGATGTTAACGGTATTAAGCGTGAGGAAGTGAGAGACATGATGTACACTGCTAAGTTTATGGTCCTTGGTTTAGGTGATGTTTTCTTAGGCTCTCCATGTGCAGTCCCTCTTGACCCTCGTCAAAGATTGCTCGGTTCGAAGTACAATCCATCTAGAACCTACACTGAAAGAGGTGTTGTTGGTCTTGGTGGTATGTACATGTGCATTTACGCCACTTCAAGTCCTGGTGGTTATCAATTGGTCGGTAGGACTGTTCCTATCTGGGATAAACTCACCTTggcctcttcttctaagCATCCATGGTTGTTGACTCCCTTCGACCAGGTTGAGTTCTACCCAGTTTCTGAAAAAGAGCTAGAAAAGTTCACTGAAGAGTGCGAGAGTGGTAAGTTTGAGtttgagattgaagatagTGTTTTCAGTCACAAGGAATACTTGGGATGGATTCAAGAAAACATTGATTCAATCGAAGCTTTTAAGAAGAGTCAAATTGGTGAGAAATCTGCAGAATTCGCCAAATTGATTCAAGCTGCAAACTCCGACTTGAAGAGCTCAGAGACAATAAAAGTTCAATCAGAAGAAACATATCCTGAAGATGCCGAACTTGTATATTCGGAACACTCAGGTCGTTTCTGGAAACCTATTGTCTCTGTCGGTGATGAAGTTAAAGCTGGCCAAGGCTTGATTATCGTTGAAGCCATGAAGACGGAAATGACTGTTTCAGCTACGAGGGATGGTaaagttttgaaaattttaCATGAGAACGGTGACATGGTCGACGCCGGTGATTTAGTAGTTGTATTGGAATAG